The window GCGGAAGGGGCGGGCCTTCTCCAGGCCGGCGTCCGCCTTCTCACGGAGGGACTTGTAGAGGCGCAGCAGCTCGTGGAGGCACAGCCGCGCGGCGCCCGCGTCGAGCGCCGCGGCGTGGTAGCCCAGGACGAGCACGCCCGTGTCCGGCCCGGTGCGCAGCAGCGACAGGCGCACCAGCGGGGCGGCGGTGAGGTTCAGGCCTCGCCGGCGGTCCGCCTCCAGCCAGGACGCCACGTCGGTGGCGTCCACGCGCTCCAGGGCGGGGGCTACCTTCTCGCGGACGACCTGCATGGGCTCGGCGAGGCCCTGCATGAAGAAGGCGGTGCGCAGCGCGGCGTGCCGGCGCACGAGCTCGCGCAGGGCTTCCTCCAGGACGGGCTCGTCCAGGGCGCCACGGAACGGGGCATGGAGGTGCTCGACACGGGCCTCGGGAGCGGGCTGTCGCTGGGACAGCAGCTCCCGCTGGGAGGCGGTGAACCGGTAGACGTCCTCGACGTTCTTCATGATGTAGGGCGGAGGGTCTCCGGAGGGCCGACTTCCATCAGGGTGTGGTGGAGACCGTGGGCACCGTAACACGGTGCCTCCCACGCTCGGGAATGGGGCCCGGGCGCCCGTCGAGGTCGGCGCTGACTTCGCCGAGGTCCGGCGTGGGGTCCGCCCGGCTACCGCGCCGTGCGCGCGCCCTCCACCACGGCCCGGGCGATGGCGCGGCTGATGGGGTGCCCCAGCTTCACCTCCACGTCCAGGTAGATGGGCGAGCTGTTGAGCTCCAGGAAGACGTAGTCGTCCCCGTGGTGCTTGATGTCGATGCCGGCGAAGGTGAGGCCGCACGCACGCGCCGCCTGCCGGCAGAACTGCTTCACCGGCTCGGGCAGCGGCACCTCGCGATAGCTCGCCTCACCCCCGCTGTAGATGGGGTCCGCCCTGAAGTCGAGGTGCTGCTCGGGCGTTTCAATCGCCACGCAGGACACCACCTCGTCGCCCACGAGCATGATGCGCAGGTCGTCGCCGCGCACCCGCTCCTGGAAGATGACCGGGGAGGCGGCGACGTCCTCCAGCCGCTCCAGCGCCTCGGCGTCGAGGCCTCGGGTGATGGCGCCGCCCATGATGGGCTTGTAGATGACGTCCTTCACCTCCGCGTGGAAGGCGCGGATGGCGGCCGGGTCATTGGAGATGAGCGTGCGGGGTACGCGTGCACCCAGGCTGCGCAGGGCGTGGAGCTGGAAGGGCTTGTACTGCATGACGCTGGCGGCGTGCGGCCCGTTGACCAGCGTGGCGCCCTGGTGGGCCAGCTTCAGCAGCCACGCCACGAAGTACGAGGCGCGCTCGCGCGTCTGCATGAAGTGGTGGTGCCAGTCCTCATAGAGCACCAGCTCGCCGTTCTGCTCCAGGGCGGGGACGAAGGGGGCGGGGACGAAGCGCAGGTAGAAGCCGCGCAGGTCGTCCACGCGCTGCCCGAGGTAGTACGTCTCGTCGTCCTTCATGGACAGCGGCCAGCCGTGCTCCAGGGCCTCGCTGTCGATGATGACCGATTCCGCGCCCAGGACTCCCGCCTCGTGCGCCACCGCCGCGCACTGCGGGTCATTGCCGTCACCGAAGATGCCGATTCTCAAGGACCTGCCCTCTGTCGTCGGGTGCTTCCGGGGGTTCGCCAATTTCTCAGGCAACTACAAAGGCCGGCGTCCGACAATCCATGTGACCAAGCAGGGGGAGAGTTCCTTGACCAAGATTCCGAAGGGGCCGTCGTTCATCAAGTACGAGACGCCCCGTCCGCCGGTGAAGCCGGGTGGACCCATGACGACGAAGGCGCTCGGTGAGGAGGGCAGCACCAAGCCGCCCCCGATGACCACCAAGGCGCTCGGGGAAGAGGGTGGCATCAAGCCGCCTCCGATGACCACCAAGGCGCTCGGTGAAGAGGGTGGCATCAAGCCGCCTCCGACGACGACGCTGGCCGTGGGCGAGGAGGGCGGTACGAAGCCGCCTCCGACGACGACGCTGGCGGTGGGCGAGGAGGGCGGTACGAAGCCGCCTCCGTCGACGACACTGGCCGTGGGTGAAGAGGGTGGCATCAAGCCGCCTCCGATGACCACCAAGGCGCTTGGTGAGGAGGGTGGCATCAAGCCGCCTCCGTCGACGACGCTGGCCGTGGGTGAAGAGGGTGGCATCAAGCCGCCTCCGTCGACGACGCTGGCAGTGGGCGAGGAGGGCGGCATCAAGCCTCCCCCGATGACGACGCTGGCCGTGGGCGAGGAGGGCGGCATCAAGCCTCCGGGCGGTGGCACCAAGCCGCCTCCGATGACCACGTTGGCCGTGGGCGAGGAGGGCGGCTTCAAGCCGCCTGACATCACGACCAAGGCGCTGGGCGAAGATGGTGGCTTCAAGCCGCCTCCGATGACCACGCTGGCCGTGGGCGAAGAGGGCGGCGCGAAGTAGCACTCAGCACGTCCCTGACTCGAAGCCGGGGAGACTCCGCTGTGCGCCCCTGGCCTCGCGGTCCGGCGGAACGCAGCGGAGTCCCGGTGACACGCAGGGGCTTCGCGGTGCGGCCCGCTCCGTTCGCGAAGCCACGCGCGTGCGAACCCGCAGGGCAGACCACGGACAGTGGCGGTCGGTGCTGCAGGTGATTGAGGAGCAGTCGCGGCAACATGCCAGTCGCGTCGCAATCGCGGACGCGGCCGTCGCAGTGACCTACGCGCGGCTCTGGAACTGCGGACACGCGGGTGTTGCAGTTCTTCCACCCGTCCGTTGACGCGTCCCTGTGCGACATCCTGATGGCGCTGGCCAACGGCGGCCGGCTGGAGATGCTTCACGAATCGCAGAGCTCCGGGGAGCCGCTGGCCGAGCTCCTGCTCGCGCGACGGCTTACCCACGCGGTGCTGCCCGCGAACGTGCTGCGAACGCTGAGTCCGAGCCGGTTCTCCGAGCTCCGGATGCTGATGAGCACAGGTGACGTGTGTCTGCCGGAGACCTGAAGGCAGTGGACGTCCTTCCATCGCTTCGTCAACGGCTCCGCCTGACGGAGGTGACGGTGGCCAGCGGGGGCCTCACGGTGGGCTTATTCCCACTGAAGCGGACCGTCCAATTTCCCTGCCGGGAACTTCCTTCGATCATCGCGTGGACTTCGAAGGGATGAGCGCCCGCCGATCTTCGGGAAACGATCATAGCCGCGCAGGAGCGCGTCGAGGTGCGCGGGATTATCGAGGTCGAGCGGAGCAGTCGTGAGACGAACAACCCATCCGTCTGTCGCAGTGCTCCGCGCCAGTGAGAGCAGGTCCTCGTCGCGCGAGTGATCCGGGAATCCGATGGCGCCCGCAGCAGCGGCCGACCAGTAGTTCAGCCACCCCAGGCGATGCGGAGTCTCAGGCGATGGGAGGTCCCACGGAAGCTTGAGAGCGGGCAGGCTCCGGGGCGGGTAGGGCGGCCCCTCCAACGTGGGGCTTGTCTGCTCCGCGATATCTCCCGCTGCGCGTCCGGGCGTTGCATGCCCCCATAGCGCGTGCGTGCATCCTGCCACCTGCTCCAGCAACTCCGCTGCAACCGAAAGGCCCGTCGCGTCCAGTGGCCACTCCGCATGGACCTCAAGAAAGCGCTGGCCGCACGGGTTCTGGCTGGTTGGCGGTTCCGACCAGGAGAGCGTCACGAGGTTGCTCTCATCGTCGTTGCAGATGAGTGGAAATGCCCCCTTTCGCGTATCTTCGGTGATCCACGCGTCGCGTCGCGGCAGGGGGAGGAACCGTCCCTCATTGGAAATCGTCCACCCCAGATGGAGGCCGGGGAAGGCGCGTTCCATCGCATGGACGACCGCCACCAGTCGGTTGTCGTCGGCCACGAGCGCGGGTGCGTAGACCCTGAGCAGGAGGGAGTCTCTCGGCTCTGCCATTTCAGCACCAGTCCATGACGACAATGTTGAGGGAAGGGTCTGATGCGCGCAGCGCCGCCCGGTGCGTTGCGCTTCGTACGCCGACAACGAATCCATACCTGCAGGCCTTTGCCAGGTCGCGTTCGCGCTGCAACTCATGCACCTGTTTTGCGATCACAATCTTTCGGAGGGCGGCTGTGTACGTGTCGAAGTTGTCGGTCTTGACCTCCCACAGCACGCCCCTGGCGGTTTGCATCGCGTCGAAGCGCTTGCCGCGCACGGACCCGCCGTGTCACGCAACATCCGCGGGGTCGGGCAGGCTGGACGGGGGACCCATCATGCCGTATAGTTTGAACTCAAACTATATGGCCTAGAAGGGCCTTCACTCGAAACGGAACCCATGCGCCGCGCCTCCCTCCTCCTCGTGTTGCTGCTGTCCTCCCTGCCGGCGCTCGCGCTCGAAGCGTCCCCGGAGGTGGCACGAGCCGAGGCAGGACTCCAGGCGCCCACCGCCCCGCCGGCCATCGACCTGCTGTCCACCTCGCAGGGCCTGGCGCTGCGTGAGTCGCTGCCTTCAGTCCTCTTCACGCGTCCGTTCGGTGTGGTGGAGCTGTGGCAATGGCTGGGGCTGGCGCTGGTGATGGCGGCGGGCTGGCTGGCGGGACGCGCCCTGGAGGGCGGGGTGCTCCGCATGGCGGTCCGTGCCACGGGGCTGACGAAGTCGGGCTGGGATGACCAGCTCGCGGCCTCGGGCCGGGGGCCCCTCCGCTACCTGCTGTTCGCGGTGGTGGTGCTGTCAGGCGCGCTGGCGCTGCGGCTTCCTCCTCCCGCGGGGCACGTCATCCAGGTCGGCGGGCACTCGGTGGTCATCGCCACCGTGGCGTGGTTCCTGCTGCGCTTCGTGAAGCTGGCCTCGCGCTTCGTGGAGCAGACCGTCGCCCAGGAAGCGAACAGCGCGGACGTGGCCCGCGCGCGGGGACTGCGCACGCAGCTCGCGGTGCTCCGGCGCGTGACGGAAGTCGTGGTCGCCCTGGTGGCCGCGTCGCTGCTGCTGCTCCAGTTCGAGGCGGTGCGCAACGTGGGGGTCTCGCTGCTCGCGTCGGCGGGCCTGGCGGGCCTGGTCATCGGCCTGGCGGCGCAGAAGTCCATCTCCACGCTGCTGGCCGGCATCCAGCTCTCCATCACCCAGCCCGTGCGCATCGGCGACACCGTCATCGTGGAGAACGAGTGGGGCTGGGTGGAGGAAATCACGCTCACCTACGTGGTGGTGAAGGTCTGGGACTTGCGGCGGCTCGTGATTCCGATGACGCACTTCCTGGACAAGCCCTTCCAGAACTGGAGCAAGGTGTCGCCCGACATCATGGGCACGGTGGAGCTGTACGCGGACTTCCGCACCGACGTGGTGGCGGCCCGCGCCGAGCTGAAGCGGGTGCTGGAGCACGAGTCCCTGGGACTGTGGGACGGCAAGGTGCAGGGGCTCCAGGTGACGGACTGCACCGAGCGGACGATGAAGCTGCGGGCGCTGGTGAGCGCCGCGGACTCGGGGAAGGCGTGGGACTTGCGCTGCCTGGTCCGCGAGAAGCTCATCGGCTGGCTGCGGGGCCAGCCTCACGGACTTCCGCTGCTGCGCGCCGAGGCGAACCTCGAGCAGCTTCACCAGCCCGTGCTGTCGCGCATCGCGCCCGCGCTGCCCCCCGGCCGGCCGGAAGGCAGTCTCCTCGCCGGCCGTTCCCCGGAGTGAGTCCGCGTGGGAGGGGGGCTCCCGCGGGAGCCCTCGTGCGGCCCCTCAGTCCCTCCGCTTCTTGAGGAGGAAGGCATCCGCGAAGCCCTGCACGCGGGCCTGCGGCTTCGAGAAGATGAAGGTGATGACGCTCACCTTCCGCTCCGCGTACACCATCGCCAGCTCGGCGATGGCGCGCACGTCATGGGTACTGACGGGGCTGTAGCGGTAGCGCTCGGGCTTCCCTCCGTCGCTGACGAGCAGACCGCCAGCGGTGAGGTCCTCCATCCGCGCGGCCGAGGACTCTTCATTGATGCGCAGCTCCAAGGCCACCTCTGCCGCGGTCCACTCCCGCTCCGTCCGAGTCCGAAGCAGGAGGAGAACCTCCAGCTTCTCGAGGGAGTCGATGTGCGCCATGAGGAAGCCCTGGACCCGCTCGTTCAGGGCGGCGTCAGTCACGGGTCTACCTATGGGTATAGATACTTTGAGCGTCAACTAATTCCAGCATTGGCGTGTTCGCTACGCAATTCGGGGCCAGCCAGGGAGGGGAGGGCTGGTGGGGCTGTCCTCCATCCCTCCTGGTTGCCCTGGCGGAGTCCCGTCCGCACCCTGAAGTGAGGTGCATTGCCTGGAAGGACGCGGTGATGGATGGGGAACGAGCGGCGCGCGGGTCCTATTGAGGCGCTTCGAAACCTGGTCCTGGCGCTCGAACGGCTGGTGGCCAAGGAGGCCGTGAGCGGCGCGGTGAGCGGCGCTGCGGACGGGCTGCGCCACGAGATTCCGGAGGTCGACGGCCAGCTGGCCAGCCTCGTCCAGGACGCGCTCACGCTGATGGGGCGGCTGGTGCACGAGGCGGCCGAGGGAGAGCGCGGCGTATCCGGAGAGCTGGCCCATACGCTCGCGGCCTCGGCGATGCAGGGCGCGCTGGAGGTGCTGGAGCAGGAGTGGCAGAACGGCGGCCTGCCCTTCCACGGGTTGATGGTGCGCCTCAACCTCCTCTTCAACGAGGCAGTGGAGTTCGCCCACAGCCGCACCGATGAGATTCGCGCTCCGGGAGACAGGGCCGCGGCCATGGCGCGGGGCGTGGTGCGGGCGGCCACGGAGGAGCTTCACACCGCCGTGCCGAAGCTGGCCGAGGACGCGCGGTGTTTCGCCCCGCTGGGAGCGGAGGTCGCCGCGAAGGTGGGGCGGGGACTCGTCGAGGGCATCGAGTCGAAGCTGCGCGAGGACTCGGCCTCGCTGACGGGCCTGCTGGAGCGAGTGGGCCGGGTGCTGGTGCGCGGGCTGGCGACGGGAATCCGCGAGGAACTGACGCGCAGCCCGGCGGCGTCCACCGAGGCGCTGGGCGCATCGCTGGAGAAGCTCGCCGAGCGCACCGCCGCCGCCACCGTCCGGGGCGCGGGTGGAGCGCTGGAAACGCAGGGGCGTCGATGGAGCAAGGGCCTGCGACGCGAGCGGCTCGTTCGAGAGGTGGGCCGCGAGCTCACGGGCGGCGTGCTGGAGGCCGTCGAGGCGATGCTGCGCCGGCCGGTGATGGCCGTGGTGGGCGCGGGGAGCGCGCTGGTGGTGGTGTCGCTCCTGGCCGTGCGCTGGCGCACCGCATAGGACTCCATGGGCAGCCAGGGGTGATGCGCGGGTGACGCCGTCGCCCCGGCGCGCCCGCAGGTGGTGACAGAGACCCAGGGCCGGAGTGCCCCTGGTCTGGCCCGGTGGAGACACCAGCTTCCGGCCACCCTCGCTGTCCCCCTTCGCGGAGTGTTCATGCGCGTTCCGGGCCGCAAGTCACGCGGGAGCGTGACCTGTCTGTTCGTCTGTCTTGCGTGGAGCTTTCTGGCGGATGCCCAGCCCTGGCGTCCGAGTCCCGGGCGTGGGTCCGGCCTCGCCTGGGACCCCGGCCTCGCGCTCCCCGGCGGCTTCGCGCAGGAGGTCGTCGTCTCCGGCCTCGCGTTCCCGACCGCGTTCGCGGCACTGCCCGACGGGCGCATCCTCATCGCGGAGAAGGCTGGCGTGGTCCGCCTCTTCGAGGACGGCGAGCTGCGGCCCACGCCATTCATCGACCTCCGTGAGCAGGTGAATGCCCACCATGACCGCGGGCTCCTCGGCCTCGCGGTAGACCCCGCCTTCGCGACGAACGGCTACGTCTACCTGCTCTACACCTACGACGACGATGCCGACGATGACCCGGGCCCCAAGACGGCGCGCCTCGCGCGGTACACGGCCGAGGGAGACACCGCCGCTCCTTCCAGCGAGCGCGTCCTGCTGGGCACCGTGGTGGGCAATTCCTGCAATGACTTCCCCCACGGCACCGACTGCATCCCCTCCGACAGTGCGTCCCACTCCGTGGGCAACGTCCGCTTCGCTCCGGATGGCACGCTCTTCGCGACGCTGGGAGACGGGGCCCGCTTCGACGGAGTCGACGACGATGCCCTGCGGGCCCAGGACCTCCACTCGCTCGCGGGCAAGGTGGTGCGTATCACCCCTCTGGGCGAGGGGCTGCCGTCGAACCCGTTCTGGACGGGAGACGCTGGCGCCAATCGCTCGAAGGTGTGGGCCTACGGGCTGCGCAATCCGTATCGGTTCAACCTGCGCCCCGACACGGGGACTCCCTACCTGGGCGATGTCGGCTGGGGCACCTACGAGGAGATCAACGTCGCGAGCTCGGGCGCCAACCTCGGCTGGCCCTGCTACGAGGGCCCCTTCCGCCAGCCCGGGTATGAGACCCGGATGGTCTGCCAGGCCCTCTATGGGCGGGGCCCGTCCGCCGTGAAGCCGCCTCTGTATGTCTGGGGCCGTGAAGCTGGCCGCACGTCCACTGGCGGGGCCTTCTACACGGGCGCGGCGTATCCGGCGGAGTGGCGCGGTGCCTACTTCTTCGGCGACTACAGCGCGCAGTGGATTCGCGCCCTGCGGGTCGACGCGGACGACAACCTCATCCCCGACAGCGTGGCCACCTTCGCTACCGACGTGGGCGGGCTGGTCGGACTCGACGTCGGGCCCGACTCCAACCTCTTCATCGTCGACATCCTCGCGGGAGAGCTGCGCCGGCTCCGCTACACGGAGGGCAACACGCCCCCGACCGCAGTGGCCTCCGCCACGCCGAGCCACGGAAGCCTGCCGCTCCACGTCCAGTTCTCCAGCGAGGGCTCCAGTGACGCGGATGGAGATGCCCTCCAGTACACGTGGGACTTCGGAGATGGCAGCCCGCCTTCGCACCTCACCCATCCGGAGCACACCTACGACATGGCCGGCCTCTTCACGGCAACGCTGAGCGTGAGCGACGGACGGGGCGGCAGTCACTCCGTCAGCCTCCCCATCGCCGCGGGCAACCATCCCCCCGTCGTCTCCATCACCGCCCCCTCACCGGAGTACCGGTTCCGCGTGGGGGAGGTGGTGGCCTACGCGGGCTTCGCGAGCGACCCGGAGGACGGCCCCATTCCGGACGACCAGCTGTCCTGGACGCTCACCCTCCAGCATTGCAACGGGGTGGACTGCCACGCCCATCCCTACGCCACCAGCACGGGCCCGAGCGGCACGTTCACCATCGCGGACCACGGGGACGAGGTCTACTTCGAGCTCACCCTCACCGCGACGGACTCGGCCGGCCTGACGGGGTCGACGACGGTGAGCGTGCACCCCTGGACGGTCCAGGTGCGGCTGGAGACCTCGCCTCCCGGGATGGAGCTGGTGTTCGATGGCAGGTCCCTCCCGGCCCCCTTCATCCGCACGGTCATCGTCGGTTCCACTCACACCCTTCATGCTCCCTCACCCCAGGGGGATGCCGTCTTCCACAGCTGGGAGGACGGCGGGGCAGGGGAGCGGGAAATCGTGGTTGGGACGACCGGCGCCACGTACACGGCTCGCTTCGTGCCCGACGCTCCACCCGACTGCCCACAGGGCATGTACCGGGCGGAGTACTTCAACAACACGGGGCTCGCGGGCGCGCCCGCGCTGGTGCGCTGCGAGTCCGCACCGCTCTCCCATGACTGGGGTCAAGGCAGCCCTTCACCGCTCTGGGTGAAGGCGGACGGCTTCTCGGTGCTGTGGACCGGGTGGTTCTACCTGCCCTCGGGCGGCTACTTCTTCGCCGCGGAGGCGGATGACGGCGTGCGGGTCTACGTGGATGGGACTCGCATCATCAATGGGTGGAAGGACCAGGCGCCCACCACGTATGTCACCTGGCGCTACCTGCGCTCGGGGATGCACCGCGTCGTCATGGCGTACTACGAGAACGGCGGGGGCGCCGTGGCGCGGCTCCAGTGGTGGCGGTGAGGCGCTGCCTTCCCGGGAGCTGGCAGCCTGCCCGCCTGCTCGGCGGACGACGGGCCTCCCTTCCGGGCGGGTTTCGTGTCCGATGGCTACCGTGCTCCCATGTCCCGGCTCTTCTACTCGCGGCGAGCGGAGCGCCAGCTTCAGCGGCTCGCGGGTGAGGTGCGCGTGCACCTCGAGACCCACCTGGAGAACCTGACGCTCCTGATGGGAAGCGCCGTGCCGCTGGCGCAGTTCCTGGCCCGCCTGGAGCGCGAGG of the Pyxidicoccus trucidator genome contains:
- a CDS encoding ATP-grasp domain-containing protein — protein: MRIGIFGDGNDPQCAAVAHEAGVLGAESVIIDSEALEHGWPLSMKDDETYYLGQRVDDLRGFYLRFVPAPFVPALEQNGELVLYEDWHHHFMQTRERASYFVAWLLKLAHQGATLVNGPHAASVMQYKPFQLHALRSLGARVPRTLISNDPAAIRAFHAEVKDVIYKPIMGGAITRGLDAEALERLEDVAASPVIFQERVRGDDLRIMLVGDEVVSCVAIETPEQHLDFRADPIYSGGEASYREVPLPEPVKQFCRQAARACGLTFAGIDIKHHGDDYVFLELNSSPIYLDVEVKLGHPISRAIARAVVEGARTAR
- a CDS encoding DUF5953 family protein codes for the protein MADDNRLVAVVHAMERAFPGLHLGWTISNEGRFLPLPRRDAWITEDTRKGAFPLICNDDESNLVTLSWSEPPTSQNPCGQRFLEVHAEWPLDATGLSVAAELLEQVAGCTHALWGHATPGRAAGDIAEQTSPTLEGPPYPPRSLPALKLPWDLPSPETPHRLGWLNYWSAAAAGAIGFPDHSRDEDLLSLARSTATDGWVVRLTTAPLDLDNPAHLDALLRGYDRFPKIGGRSSLRSPRDDRRKFPAGKLDGPLQWE
- a CDS encoding DUF6310 domain-containing protein, which translates into the protein MRGKRFDAMQTARGVLWEVKTDNFDTYTAALRKIVIAKQVHELQRERDLAKACRYGFVVGVRSATHRAALRASDPSLNIVVMDWC
- a CDS encoding mechanosensitive ion channel family protein, giving the protein MRRASLLLVLLLSSLPALALEASPEVARAEAGLQAPTAPPAIDLLSTSQGLALRESLPSVLFTRPFGVVELWQWLGLALVMAAGWLAGRALEGGVLRMAVRATGLTKSGWDDQLAASGRGPLRYLLFAVVVLSGALALRLPPPAGHVIQVGGHSVVIATVAWFLLRFVKLASRFVEQTVAQEANSADVARARGLRTQLAVLRRVTEVVVALVAASLLLLQFEAVRNVGVSLLASAGLAGLVIGLAAQKSISTLLAGIQLSITQPVRIGDTVIVENEWGWVEEITLTYVVVKVWDLRRLVIPMTHFLDKPFQNWSKVSPDIMGTVELYADFRTDVVAARAELKRVLEHESLGLWDGKVQGLQVTDCTERTMKLRALVSAADSGKAWDLRCLVREKLIGWLRGQPHGLPLLRAEANLEQLHQPVLSRIAPALPPGRPEGSLLAGRSPE
- a CDS encoding PQQ-dependent sugar dehydrogenase, coding for MRVPGRKSRGSVTCLFVCLAWSFLADAQPWRPSPGRGSGLAWDPGLALPGGFAQEVVVSGLAFPTAFAALPDGRILIAEKAGVVRLFEDGELRPTPFIDLREQVNAHHDRGLLGLAVDPAFATNGYVYLLYTYDDDADDDPGPKTARLARYTAEGDTAAPSSERVLLGTVVGNSCNDFPHGTDCIPSDSASHSVGNVRFAPDGTLFATLGDGARFDGVDDDALRAQDLHSLAGKVVRITPLGEGLPSNPFWTGDAGANRSKVWAYGLRNPYRFNLRPDTGTPYLGDVGWGTYEEINVASSGANLGWPCYEGPFRQPGYETRMVCQALYGRGPSAVKPPLYVWGREAGRTSTGGAFYTGAAYPAEWRGAYFFGDYSAQWIRALRVDADDNLIPDSVATFATDVGGLVGLDVGPDSNLFIVDILAGELRRLRYTEGNTPPTAVASATPSHGSLPLHVQFSSEGSSDADGDALQYTWDFGDGSPPSHLTHPEHTYDMAGLFTATLSVSDGRGGSHSVSLPIAAGNHPPVVSITAPSPEYRFRVGEVVAYAGFASDPEDGPIPDDQLSWTLTLQHCNGVDCHAHPYATSTGPSGTFTIADHGDEVYFELTLTATDSAGLTGSTTVSVHPWTVQVRLETSPPGMELVFDGRSLPAPFIRTVIVGSTHTLHAPSPQGDAVFHSWEDGGAGEREIVVGTTGATYTARFVPDAPPDCPQGMYRAEYFNNTGLAGAPALVRCESAPLSHDWGQGSPSPLWVKADGFSVLWTGWFYLPSGGYFFAAEADDGVRVYVDGTRIINGWKDQAPTTYVTWRYLRSGMHRVVMAYYENGGGAVARLQWWR